In a single window of the Nicotiana tomentosiformis chromosome 10, ASM39032v3, whole genome shotgun sequence genome:
- the LOC138900266 gene encoding uncharacterized protein, which translates to MIWYHNLPPNSIYSFAMLVDAFVKDHAEAIKAETRKSDLFKVNQRDNEILREFVSRFQMEQMEMPPDADDWDVHAFTQGLNPRSSLASQQLKQNLVEYPAVTWADVHNRPLEGREAPSLLEYNFNVDATSIVSAIGRIKETKWPRPLQSDPTQRDPNLMCKYHGTHGHMTEDYLQLREEVARLFNNGHLQEFLSD; encoded by the exons atgatatggtaccataacttGCCCCCAAATTCCATTTATTCGTTCGCTATGCTCGTGGATGCTTTTGTAAAGGATCATGCCGAGGCCATCAAGGCCGAGAccagaaaatcagaccttttcaaggttaatCAAAGAGACAACGAGAttctcagggagttcgtgtcaaggtttcaaatggaacaaatggaAATGCCTCCGGATGCGGACGATTGGGACGTTCatgctttcactcaaggacttaacccccgaagctccttggcttcgcagcagctgaaacaaaatttggtagagtaccctgcggtaacttgggccgacgtccacaacag GCCGCTCGAGGGAAGGGAAGCACCAAGTTTattagagtataacttcaacgttgatgCAACCAGCATCGTATCGGCCATTGGGCGCATCAAAgaaaccaagtggcctcgaccattgcagtCTGATCCTACCCAGAGAGATCctaacctgatgtgtaagtatcatggcactcatggccacatgaCTGAGGACTACCTACAATTGAGGGAAGAAGTTGCCCGGTTATTTAATAACGGGCACCTTCAAGAGTTTCTGAGTGATTGA